The Candidatus Arthromitus sp. SFB-mouse-Japan genome includes a region encoding these proteins:
- a CDS encoding ABC transporter substrate-binding protein, which yields MRLVKNFLAFVIFIFSFSIFVSCGRNIDTGISENKEIRIVSLAPSNTEILVGLDLGNNIIGIDQYSEGIKGVSENIQVFEIGVPNIEAVLKLNPTHLLLSGYTSDLSKYVELENSGVKVINIDTPTSIQGIYDSIELIGKSFNIVSKSKEMIESIKSSIEDIIGNNNSEKVSVYFEISQAPYLYSFGRSTYLNEIIELSGGENIFGNLEGWISPSEESIIKANPQIIFTNVNVERNIDEIKNRHGWENIDAVKNNRIYYIDKDMSSRASQFFLGALKDITRYIREYNDEV from the coding sequence ATGAGGCTTGTAAAAAATTTTTTAGCATTCGTAATTTTTATATTTTCATTTTCTATATTTGTTTCTTGTGGAAGAAATATAGATACAGGTATTAGTGAAAATAAGGAGATTAGAATTGTTTCCCTTGCACCTTCAAATACTGAAATATTGGTTGGTTTAGATTTGGGTAATAATATTATTGGAATTGATCAATATTCAGAAGGTATTAAGGGAGTAAGTGAAAATATTCAAGTATTTGAGATTGGTGTTCCTAATATAGAAGCGGTATTGAAATTGAATCCAACTCATTTGTTATTATCTGGATATACATCTGATTTATCTAAGTACGTAGAGCTTGAAAATAGTGGAGTTAAGGTTATAAATATAGATACACCAACGAGTATTCAGGGAATATATGATTCTATTGAGTTAATTGGTAAAAGTTTTAATATTGTTAGTAAGAGTAAAGAAATGATCGAATCAATTAAGAGCAGTATTGAAGATATAATTGGTAATAATAATAGCGAGAAGGTGAGCGTTTATTTTGAAATTTCTCAGGCGCCTTATTTGTATAGTTTTGGAAGAAGTACATATTTAAATGAAATTATTGAACTATCTGGTGGGGAAAATATATTTGGAAATTTAGAAGGATGGATTTCTCCAAGTGAGGAATCAATTATAAAAGCAAATCCACAAATAATTTTTACAAATGTTAATGTAGAAAGAAATATTGATGAGATAAAAAATAGGCATGGGTGGGAAAATATAGATGCTGTAAAAAATAATAGGATTTATTATATTGATAAAGATATGTCTTCAAGAGCATCCCAATTTTTTCTAGGTGCGTTAAAGGATATTACTAGATATATAAGAGAGTATAACGATGAGGTCTAG
- a CDS encoding DUF368 domain-containing protein, protein MGDLRNILNGVVLGVSNIIPGVSAGTMLVVLGIYDKLIKSISTIFCKFKENFRFLFFLGLGILLGILLFSNILSYFLDRYPWQMNYLFMGLILGTFGILFKTVKDFNPNKLSYTFFLITFLILIGIRFMDISIYSRDIIDELSLRNAIMLFASGFVAASAMVIPGLSGSFILIVFGVYNSIIVAVSELNILILIPFGVGVILGFLCMIRVIEYLLKAFKIQTYMGILGLVTGSLVLIFPGFEFSMVGLTCILSLILGFAISYFMCKIDGHIKDNRK, encoded by the coding sequence TTGGGAGATTTAAGAAATATTTTAAATGGGGTAGTCTTAGGTGTATCAAATATTATTCCTGGAGTATCTGCTGGTACCATGTTAGTAGTTTTGGGAATATACGATAAACTAATAAAATCTATATCCACCATATTTTGCAAATTTAAGGAAAACTTTAGATTTTTGTTTTTTTTAGGACTTGGAATACTGTTAGGAATTTTACTTTTTAGTAATATTTTATCTTATTTCTTAGATAGGTATCCTTGGCAAATGAATTATTTATTTATGGGCCTTATTTTGGGAACATTTGGTATCTTATTTAAAACTGTTAAAGATTTTAATCCGAATAAATTGAGTTATACATTTTTTTTGATAACCTTTCTGATTTTGATAGGTATTAGATTTATGGATATATCGATTTATAGTCGTGATATTATAGATGAATTGAGTTTAAGGAATGCAATTATGCTTTTTGCTAGCGGGTTTGTAGCTGCAAGTGCAATGGTGATTCCTGGTTTGAGTGGATCTTTTATTTTAATAGTTTTTGGTGTTTATAATTCTATAATAGTAGCAGTATCTGAATTGAATATTTTGATATTAATTCCATTTGGTGTTGGAGTAATATTAGGATTTTTGTGTATGATTAGAGTGATTGAATATCTTTTAAAAGCATTTAAAATTCAAACATATATGGGAATACTTGGTCTTGTTACAGGATCACTTGTACTGATTTTTCCAGGTTTTGAATTTTCAATGGTTGGATTAACGTGTATATTATCTTTAATTCTTGGATTTGCGATTTCGTATTTTATGTGTAAGATTGATGGACATATTAAAGATAACAGAAAATAA
- a CDS encoding SPFH domain-containing protein: protein MPIISLLAVILIVFIVLGIIFSCVIVVPQAYIYVIERFGAYYKTFEVGIHFRIPFIDRVARKISIKEQVIDFDPQPVITKDNVTMMIDTVVFYQVTDPKLYVYGVEHPILAIENLSVTTLRNIIGDLELDETLTSRDIVNGKMRSILDQATDSWGIKINRVELKNIIPPQEIQDSMEKQMKAERERRELILRAEGEKKSSILRAEGEKESAILKAEGQKQAAIKEAEGRAESILKIQKSLADSIKYMNEANPTEKVLSLKALEALEKVADGKATKIIIPSEIQNLASLTTSLGEIYNSTKEQ, encoded by the coding sequence ATGCCGATAATAAGTTTATTAGCTGTGATTTTAATAGTTTTTATTGTTTTAGGAATAATTTTTAGTTGTGTGATAGTGGTACCTCAAGCCTATATTTATGTAATTGAAAGGTTTGGGGCATACTATAAGACATTTGAGGTTGGCATACATTTTAGGATTCCATTTATAGATAGGGTAGCTAGGAAGATATCAATTAAAGAGCAGGTTATAGATTTTGATCCTCAACCAGTAATAACTAAGGATAATGTAACTATGATGATTGATACTGTAGTATTTTATCAAGTTACAGATCCTAAACTATATGTTTATGGAGTTGAACATCCTATTTTAGCAATAGAAAATTTATCAGTAACTACGCTTAGAAATATAATAGGAGATCTTGAATTAGATGAAACGTTAACATCTAGAGATATTGTTAATGGTAAAATGAGATCTATTTTAGATCAGGCAACTGATTCTTGGGGTATAAAAATAAATAGAGTTGAACTTAAAAATATAATACCACCTCAAGAAATTCAAGATTCTATGGAAAAACAGATGAAGGCAGAACGTGAAAGAAGAGAACTTATACTTAGAGCAGAGGGAGAGAAGAAGTCTTCTATACTTAGAGCAGAAGGTGAGAAGGAGTCCGCTATTCTTAAGGCAGAAGGACAGAAACAGGCTGCAATAAAAGAAGCGGAAGGTAGAGCCGAATCAATATTGAAGATTCAAAAGTCTCTTGCAGATAGTATAAAATATATGAATGAAGCAAATCCAACAGAGAAGGTATTATCTCTTAAAGCATTGGAGGCTTTAGAAAAGGTTGCAGATGGGAAAGCTACGAAAATAATAATACCTTCAGAGATTCAGAATTTGGCTTCATTAACGACTTCTTTAGGGGAAATATATAATTCAACTAAAGAACAATAG
- the ytvI gene encoding sporulation integral membrane protein YtvI — protein sequence MDSINKKREFIIKFLYFLIILGIIVFIFKYALPILSPFIFAFLISVILKRPVDYISTKFKINRKFVGVISLLFIYISIFIILIFFGTKFFRYIGSIFQKLPEIYTFNVEPVLNVIIYKIQDIIPELSTVIDLENISKYIMNIINSISLSAVDLIASIATKIPSFLVKFIFAIISSFLFTLDYYRFTGFVMRQFPERVQHIILNIKRNIFGTIFKLMKAYFILMTLTFIELSIGFTIFSIPNAILLAVIIAILDILPAIGVGGILIPWSIIELVKGNYNLSIGLIVIYAIITIIRYILEPKIVGSQIGLNPIVIIISIFLGAQIFGFLGIFILPIIATIIKYLNDSGTIKLFK from the coding sequence TTGGATAGTATAAATAAAAAGAGGGAATTTATCATTAAGTTCCTATATTTTTTAATAATACTAGGAATTATAGTCTTTATATTTAAGTATGCGTTACCTATATTATCTCCATTTATTTTTGCATTTTTAATTTCTGTGATTTTAAAGAGGCCAGTTGATTACATATCAACTAAATTTAAGATAAATAGAAAATTTGTTGGAGTTATTAGTTTATTATTTATATATATAAGTATTTTTATAATACTTATATTTTTTGGCACTAAATTTTTTAGATATATTGGTAGTATTTTTCAAAAACTACCTGAGATATATACATTTAATGTAGAACCTGTACTTAATGTTATTATATATAAAATACAAGATATAATACCGGAATTAAGTACTGTAATAGATTTAGAAAATATAAGTAAGTATATAATGAATATTATTAATTCTATATCTTTATCAGCTGTTGATTTAATTGCATCTATTGCAACTAAGATTCCATCTTTTTTAGTAAAATTTATTTTTGCTATAATTTCATCATTTTTGTTTACCTTGGATTATTACAGATTTACAGGGTTTGTAATGAGGCAATTTCCAGAACGTGTACAGCATATAATTTTAAATATAAAAAGAAATATTTTTGGAACTATATTTAAATTAATGAAAGCGTATTTTATATTGATGACGTTAACATTTATCGAATTGAGTATAGGATTTACTATTTTTAGTATACCTAATGCTATATTGCTTGCGGTTATTATAGCTATTTTGGATATATTGCCAGCAATTGGAGTGGGTGGTATACTTATACCGTGGTCAATAATCGAATTAGTAAAAGGAAATTATAATTTATCCATAGGGTTAATTGTTATTTATGCTATTATCACAATAATCAGATATATATTAGAGCCTAAGATTGTCGGAAGTCAAATAGGACTTAATCCTATTGTAATCATCATAAGTATATTTCTTGGTGCTCAAATATTTGGATTTTTAGGAATATTTATCCTTCCTATAATTGCAACAATTATAAAATATTTAAATGATAGTGGAACAATTAAACTATTTAAGTAA
- a CDS encoding NfeD family protein: MVILNNEESVFFKIFNFKKTRTNIDGLIGKIGLVTKDIDNIQSLGEVQINHDYWGAINYDECEVIKKGTKVEILDIRGVKLIVREVK, encoded by the coding sequence GTGGTTATCTTGAATAATGAGGAATCAGTATTTTTTAAGATTTTTAATTTTAAAAAAACACGCACTAATATTGATGGATTAATTGGGAAAATAGGATTAGTTACTAAAGATATTGACAATATTCAATCACTTGGAGAGGTACAAATTAATCATGATTACTGGGGTGCTATAAATTATGATGAATGTGAGGTTATAAAAAAGGGTACAAAAGTTGAAATTTTGGATATAAGAGGAGTTAAACTCATAGTTAGAGAAGTTAAATAA
- a CDS encoding TetR/AcrR family transcriptional regulator has protein sequence MKKQQDTTNETKNSFIVSFCKLYMKKPIEKISIRELTDTAGYNRTTFYNYFSDIYDVLDYIENSSIRYVKKNIIIDMKKENPSKQFINTFLNIYENWESYIKVLLSNQNSAHFTDRLKKELFSSCMDAFNLPKNNIRAEYILDFYLSAIISVISRWIKNQSEMSSLEMANLLEDMLKNNIFTKIDNYTKKEKTLSK, from the coding sequence ATGAAAAAACAACAGGACACAACTAACGAAACGAAAAATTCATTTATAGTTTCTTTTTGTAAACTCTATATGAAGAAACCAATAGAGAAAATTTCAATACGTGAATTAACAGATACCGCTGGATATAACAGAACTACATTTTATAATTACTTCAGCGACATCTACGATGTTTTAGATTATATAGAAAACTCAAGCATACGCTATGTTAAGAAAAACATTATAATAGATATGAAAAAAGAAAATCCGAGCAAACAATTTATAAATACATTTTTAAATATTTACGAAAATTGGGAATCATATATAAAAGTTCTTCTCAGTAACCAAAATAGTGCTCATTTTACAGATCGACTAAAAAAGGAACTATTTAGTTCATGCATGGATGCATTTAATCTTCCTAAAAATAATATTAGAGCTGAATATATACTGGATTTTTATTTGTCTGCAATAATTTCAGTCATAAGTCGATGGATCAAAAATCAATCAGAAATGAGTTCATTAGAGATGGCTAATTTACTAGAGGACATGTTAAAAAACAATATATTTACAAAAATAGATAATTACACAAAAAAAGAGAAGACTCTATCAAAGTAA
- a CDS encoding MFS transporter yields MNKSNRQFTKIFLLNMIVYISLTMVHPITPKFINENNLPTFYFGLLQGCLNISTFISAPTFGIICNIYGKKITMLISLIGYTIGQIIFGFFPNNVSVIIARIISGIFIAGYFVSSMAYVSSITPVKLKLKKISYFNASNSIGVILGSLIGGILGINDYKLTFFTQISISLLSIILITILFKDNTPKNKDSKFTLKILNFKDLSKIKKSNKFVYLILLIMILTFLAIQGYASTISYYVEDILNLPTSINGVILGSSGMFTLITNLIIIPIVGKKFNSKSLYMFSILLSGSSILIAMSVTNQYITVIALLIFIITHTLITPTIQTLLLENSTQNQGEILGIQNGFKAIGSFLGSILSGLLFNVWFKLPFIVIGLSLILSFIILKSFKEKSPHH; encoded by the coding sequence TTGAATAAATCCAATAGACAATTTACAAAAATTTTTTTACTTAACATGATTGTATACATATCATTAACGATGGTGCATCCTATTACTCCAAAATTTATCAATGAAAATAATTTACCTACATTTTATTTTGGACTACTTCAAGGATGCCTCAATATATCAACATTTATAAGTGCTCCAACATTCGGCATTATATGCAATATTTACGGAAAAAAAATAACAATGCTGATTTCACTCATAGGTTATACTATAGGACAAATTATATTTGGATTTTTCCCAAACAATGTAAGTGTAATCATAGCAAGAATCATATCTGGAATATTTATAGCTGGTTACTTTGTTTCTAGTATGGCTTACGTATCATCCATAACTCCTGTCAAACTTAAACTAAAAAAGATTTCATACTTTAATGCTTCTAATAGCATAGGTGTAATATTAGGATCCTTAATCGGTGGGATTTTAGGCATAAATGATTATAAACTCACATTCTTTACTCAAATATCGATATCTTTATTATCAATAATTCTTATAACTATATTATTTAAAGATAATACACCTAAAAATAAGGATTCTAAATTCACCTTAAAAATATTAAACTTTAAAGATTTATCTAAAATAAAAAAATCAAATAAATTTGTATACTTAATATTACTAATAATGATTTTAACATTCTTAGCGATTCAAGGATATGCCTCTACAATTAGCTATTATGTTGAAGATATCTTAAATTTACCAACAAGTATAAATGGCGTTATACTTGGATCAAGTGGAATGTTTACATTAATAACTAATTTAATAATAATACCTATAGTAGGAAAAAAATTTAACTCTAAATCTCTGTATATGTTCTCAATATTACTATCTGGATCAAGCATACTAATAGCAATGTCTGTAACAAATCAATATATAACAGTTATAGCTCTTCTAATATTCATTATAACACACACTCTAATTACCCCAACTATACAAACATTATTACTTGAAAACTCAACTCAAAATCAGGGAGAAATATTAGGAATTCAAAATGGATTCAAAGCAATAGGATCATTCTTAGGATCAATTTTATCTGGACTATTATTCAATGTATGGTTTAAACTACCATTTATCGTAATTGGACTAAGTTTAATACTATCATTTATAATACTAAAATCATTCAAAGAAAAAAGCCCGCATCATTAA
- a CDS encoding oleate hydratase, protein MYYSSGNYEAFARPIKPEGVDNKSAYLIGSGLASLVAAFYLVRDAQMKGENIHILEKDSIPGGACDGFDYKGIGYVMRGGREIDNHYEILWDVFRSVPSIEIEGASVLDEFYWLDKKDPNYSLRRATVNRGEDAKMENKFGLSDKASLQIMRLFFTPDEDLYDKPITDYFDDEVLKSNFWLYWRTMFAFQNWHSALEMKLYIKRFIHHIGGMPDFKAVRFTRRNQYESMILPLIKYLESHNVDFQYNTKVVDVEFDIQPHKKQATSIKILRDGKEEEIKLTENDLLFITNGGCVENSSIGSQNTPAVLNSEIKEGGGWDMWRRISVKDPSFGNPDKFCYDAEKSNWMSATVTVLDDKIVPYIKNICQRDPFSGKVVTGGIVTVKDSKWLLSWTFNRQPQFREQPKGQLVGWIYGLFSDVAGDYIKKPMRDCTGKEICMEWLYHLGVPEDQIVDLAENHANTVPCMMPYITAFFMPRSKGDRPNVVPTGSVNFAFIGQFAETERDTIFTIEYSARTGIESVYTLLNVDRGVPEVWGSTFDIRDLVNATYCMRDGKKITDMKLGFKENIALKELLKKISGTDVEKLLKEYKLI, encoded by the coding sequence ATGTATTATTCAAGTGGAAATTATGAGGCATTTGCAAGACCTATTAAACCTGAGGGTGTTGATAATAAATCTGCGTATCTTATTGGATCAGGACTTGCATCTTTAGTAGCTGCATTTTATCTTGTTCGTGATGCTCAAATGAAAGGAGAAAATATCCATATACTTGAAAAAGATTCAATCCCTGGAGGAGCGTGTGATGGGTTCGATTATAAAGGTATTGGATATGTAATGAGAGGAGGACGTGAAATAGATAATCATTATGAAATACTTTGGGATGTATTTAGATCCGTACCTTCTATTGAGATTGAAGGAGCATCAGTTTTAGATGAGTTCTATTGGCTTGATAAGAAAGATCCAAATTATTCTTTAAGACGTGCTACCGTAAATAGGGGCGAAGACGCAAAAATGGAGAATAAATTTGGATTATCAGATAAGGCATCATTACAAATAATGAGATTATTTTTTACTCCAGACGAAGACTTATACGATAAACCTATAACTGATTATTTTGATGATGAAGTTTTAAAATCTAATTTCTGGTTATATTGGAGAACTATGTTTGCATTCCAAAATTGGCACAGTGCATTAGAAATGAAATTATATATAAAGAGATTCATACATCATATAGGAGGAATGCCAGATTTTAAAGCTGTAAGATTTACTAGGCGCAATCAATATGAATCAATGATTCTCCCTCTTATTAAATATTTGGAGTCTCATAATGTTGATTTTCAATATAATACTAAGGTAGTTGATGTTGAATTTGATATTCAGCCGCACAAAAAGCAAGCAACTTCGATAAAAATATTAAGAGATGGTAAGGAAGAAGAAATAAAATTAACTGAAAATGATTTATTATTTATAACAAATGGTGGATGTGTTGAAAATTCATCAATTGGTTCTCAAAATACTCCAGCAGTACTTAATTCTGAGATTAAAGAAGGTGGTGGCTGGGATATGTGGAGAAGAATCTCAGTTAAGGATCCATCATTTGGTAATCCTGATAAGTTTTGTTATGATGCTGAAAAAAGTAACTGGATGAGTGCAACAGTTACAGTACTTGATGATAAAATTGTTCCGTATATAAAAAATATTTGTCAACGTGATCCATTTTCAGGAAAAGTTGTAACGGGAGGAATTGTTACTGTCAAAGACTCTAAATGGTTGCTTAGTTGGACATTTAATCGTCAACCTCAGTTTAGAGAACAACCTAAGGGTCAATTAGTCGGGTGGATTTATGGACTATTTAGTGATGTAGCTGGGGATTATATAAAGAAACCTATGAGAGATTGCACTGGTAAAGAAATTTGTATGGAGTGGTTATATCATTTAGGTGTTCCTGAAGATCAAATAGTGGATTTAGCTGAGAATCATGCTAATACTGTTCCTTGTATGATGCCGTATATTACTGCATTTTTCATGCCAAGGTCTAAAGGAGATAGACCAAATGTTGTACCGACTGGATCTGTAAACTTTGCATTTATTGGACAATTTGCTGAAACTGAAAGAGACACAATTTTTACGATAGAGTATTCAGCAAGAACTGGTATAGAATCTGTATATACTTTATTAAATGTTGATCGTGGAGTTCCGGAAGTTTGGGGAAGTACCTTTGATATAAGAGATTTAGTAAATGCAACTTATTGTATGAGGGATGGTAAGAAGATTACGGATATGAAATTAGGATTTAAGGAGAATATCGCATTAAAGGAATTACTTAAGAAGATATCTGGGACTGATGTTGAGAAACTATTGAAAGAATATAAATTAATATAA
- a CDS encoding FecCD family ABC transporter permease, with translation MRSSTLFKFLLIVIFSFIVIILGLIIGGGIKNTVHIFEIILHGLFGLDLRDSISSVEVSIIWNIRFPRVLLAFIVGGMLSISGVIIQSVLRNPLASSYTIGVSSGASLGIGIFTICNITFLGYFTYPVIGFIFSVLTIIFVISLCKKLDSSMSNNTIILIGMVMSLFLNAVFILITSVRHESLSSIIIWQLGSFSSRGWIYVISIIPFLIIGVFGTMFYSRELDILTFGDDMSKAVGVNVSKIKIIMLLYVSILTGASIAASGVIGFVDLVVPHISRKMFGSGHSVVILSSLFIGGILMVIFDIISRVIIYPAEIPIATVNALIGTPIFCYIFFREYRR, from the coding sequence ATGAGGTCTAGTACCTTATTTAAATTTTTATTGATAGTTATATTTTCATTTATTGTAATTATTTTAGGATTAATAATTGGCGGTGGGATAAAGAATACAGTACATATTTTTGAAATAATTTTGCATGGATTATTTGGATTAGATTTGAGAGATAGCATATCAAGTGTGGAAGTAAGCATTATTTGGAATATAAGATTCCCAAGAGTTTTATTAGCTTTTATAGTTGGAGGAATGTTGTCTATTAGTGGAGTTATTATTCAATCTGTATTAAGAAATCCTCTAGCTTCTTCATATACCATAGGTGTATCTTCAGGAGCATCTCTTGGCATTGGCATTTTTACAATATGTAATATTACATTTTTAGGATATTTTACTTATCCAGTGATTGGATTTATTTTTTCAGTTTTAACTATAATATTTGTTATTAGTTTATGTAAGAAACTCGATAGTAGTATGTCCAATAATACAATTATATTGATTGGAATGGTAATGTCTTTATTTTTAAATGCGGTTTTTATTCTTATAACATCTGTTAGGCATGAGAGTTTATCTTCTATAATTATTTGGCAACTTGGATCATTTTCATCTAGAGGATGGATATATGTCATTTCAATTATACCGTTTTTAATTATAGGAGTGTTTGGAACAATGTTTTATAGCAGAGAACTTGATATTTTAACTTTTGGAGATGATATGAGTAAAGCCGTAGGAGTTAATGTATCCAAAATAAAAATAATCATGCTTTTATATGTGTCTATATTGACTGGAGCCAGTATTGCAGCTAGTGGAGTTATAGGTTTTGTTGATTTAGTTGTGCCTCATATATCGAGGAAAATGTTTGGATCGGGGCATAGCGTTGTTATCTTATCTAGCTTATTTATTGGAGGAATTTTAATGGTAATTTTTGATATTATATCAAGGGTTATAATTTATCCAGCAGAAATTCCTATAGCTACGGTTAATGCTTTAATAGGAACACCTATATTTTGTTATATTTTTTTCAGAGAATATAGGAGGTAG
- a CDS encoding DUF4883 family protein, with product MIKYLKILLICLIFPFFILSCNSNFINTLKSPLKIKKPSLSLYTNNLIKTINNSANSNLTISIFYSKLGKNKTIPKEYIENISSFFNSLKPEYFLDYSTSNLDTKNPEYRLTVYLNEKSIFVIDILNDKYITIYPWDGSYEPDLIDISNLHTRTNLFNIADYLIKYHN from the coding sequence ATGATTAAATATCTTAAAATTCTATTAATATGTTTAATATTTCCATTCTTCATATTAAGTTGTAATTCTAATTTTATAAATACCCTAAAATCTCCATTAAAAATAAAAAAACCATCATTAAGTCTATATACTAACAATCTAATCAAAACTATTAATAACTCCGCTAATAGTAATTTAACAATTTCAATCTTTTACTCTAAACTTGGTAAAAACAAAACGATTCCTAAAGAATATATAGAAAATATTAGTTCATTTTTTAATTCATTAAAACCTGAATACTTTTTAGATTATTCAACATCTAACCTTGATACAAAAAATCCAGAATATAGATTGACAGTATATCTAAATGAAAAAAGCATTTTTGTTATAGATATACTAAACGATAAATATATTACTATTTATCCATGGGATGGATCATATGAACCAGATTTAATAGATATATCCAATTTACATACTA
- a CDS encoding class IV adenylate cyclase, which translates to MEIEVRILDVDIHEIRRKIFEYNGVLVKKENQINKLFDFDDDRLLRNNGYARIRIIKDLISDKNFYYMTSKRKLSKSSDKYKVMDEQEVLIDSWEIGENIFKSLGLSMKNEIKKYRESYKINDVLIEIDINDKSFYPNPYVEIEGESINEIEEVVNILGYSMEDTTSKSIFELIEDLNKNKIDYE; encoded by the coding sequence GTGGAAATAGAAGTTAGGATTTTAGATGTGGATATTCATGAAATTAGAAGAAAAATTTTTGAATATAATGGAGTTCTTGTTAAAAAAGAAAATCAAATTAATAAGTTATTTGATTTTGATGATGATAGACTTTTACGAAATAATGGTTATGCTAGAATTAGAATTATTAAGGATTTAATTTCTGATAAGAATTTTTATTATATGACTAGCAAGAGGAAGTTATCGAAAAGTAGTGATAAATATAAAGTTATGGATGAACAGGAAGTCTTGATTGATAGTTGGGAGATTGGAGAAAATATATTTAAGTCATTAGGTCTTTCTATGAAAAATGAGATAAAGAAGTATAGAGAGAGTTATAAAATAAATGATGTTTTAATTGAGATTGATATTAATGATAAGAGTTTTTATCCGAACCCTTATGTGGAAATAGAAGGGGAAAGTATTAATGAAATAGAAGAAGTTGTAAATATTTTAGGATACAGCATGGAAGATACAACTTCAAAGAGCATTTTTGAATTAATTGAAGATCTTAATAAAAATAAAATTGATTATGAATAA
- the galE gene encoding UDP-glucose 4-epimerase GalE gives MKNILVTGATGFIGSHTSVELLENGYNVIGIDNLYNSDKDVLSSIEYITGKSVKFYEGDILDYSILKKIFLENNIDCVIHFAAFKAVGESVEKPLDYYYNNVSGTLNILNCMREFNCKKFIYSSSATVYDKDNPIPYLEHYKKSATSPYGYTKVMVEQILSDIYVSNKDFSCVMLRYFNPIGAHKSGLIGENPKGVPNNLMPYICDVAISKREFLNVFGNDYNTVDGTGVRDYVHVVDIARGHLEAMKYVLISKGNIGINLGTGKGTSVLELVECFERVSGKKINIRICGRRDGDIDEFYADTTKAREILGWESRFDIEDMCLDSWNYIKAHI, from the coding sequence ATGAAAAACATATTAGTTACAGGTGCTACTGGATTTATTGGTAGTCATACAAGTGTTGAACTTTTAGAAAATGGATATAATGTAATAGGTATAGATAATTTATATAATTCAGATAAAGATGTTTTGAGCAGTATAGAATATATAACAGGGAAGAGTGTTAAATTTTATGAAGGAGATATACTAGATTATAGTATTTTAAAGAAGATATTTTTAGAGAATAATATAGATTGTGTTATACATTTTGCAGCATTTAAAGCAGTAGGGGAATCTGTTGAAAAACCCCTTGATTATTATTATAATAATGTTTCAGGTACTTTAAATATTTTAAATTGTATGAGGGAATTTAATTGTAAGAAGTTTATTTATTCATCTTCTGCAACCGTATACGATAAAGATAATCCAATTCCATATTTAGAGCATTATAAAAAATCTGCAACAAGTCCTTATGGATATACAAAAGTTATGGTTGAGCAAATATTATCTGATATTTATGTTTCTAATAAGGATTTTAGCTGTGTCATGCTTAGATATTTTAATCCGATTGGTGCTCATAAAAGTGGTTTAATAGGAGAGAATCCTAAAGGTGTTCCGAATAATTTAATGCCATACATATGTGATGTTGCAATATCTAAGAGAGAGTTTTTAAATGTGTTTGGAAATGATTACAATACTGTAGATGGAACAGGTGTTCGTGATTATGTTCATGTAGTTGATATAGCTAGAGGTCATTTGGAAGCTATGAAATATGTTTTAATATCAAAAGGTAATATAGGTATCAATCTAGGTACAGGAAAGGGAACTAGTGTTCTTGAACTCGTTGAGTGTTTTGAGAGGGTTAGTGGTAAGAAAATAAATATTAGGATTTGTGGTAGAAGGGATGGAGATATCGATGAATTCTACGCAGATACGACTAAAGCTAGAGAAATTTTAGGATGGGAGTCTAGGTTTGATATAGAGGATATGTGTTTAGATTCATGGAATTATATCAAAGCTCACATTTAA